In a single window of the Gossypium hirsutum isolate 1008001.06 chromosome A13, Gossypium_hirsutum_v2.1, whole genome shotgun sequence genome:
- the LOC107940355 gene encoding high mobility group B protein 3 isoform X1: protein MANHPRTRKRVHATIPRRSPNGSAFQKCDICGDMVAIALADMHECGPKKKELKKFKGISGTQNAVKPMACLQPRSAFIIFWESFMEANKNGNLVDVDRKAFETWKNMSEEERKPYVTQAGKLNSAYMKDMTEAEKNIIKVDDEADSATVGKFDQFYEDYGYYETSDDDDERYHFGGFKSLNTTECRETAIEGGT from the exons ATGGCGAATCACCCAAGGACCCGCAAAAGAGTCCATGCTACAATCCCCCGCCGTTCACCCAATGGCAGTGCCTTCCAGAAGTG TGATATTTGTGGTGACATGGTGGCGATTGCTTTGGCTGATATGCACGAATGTGGGCCTAAAAAGAAAGAGTTGAAGAAGTTTAAGGGCATTTCTGGAACTCAAAATGCTGTCAAACCAATGGCTTGTTTGCAACCCCGATCGGCTTTTATTATTTTCTg GGAAAGCTTTATGGAAGCCAACAAGAACGGAAATTTGGTTGATGTTGATCGGAAGGCGTTCGAAACTTGGAAAAACATGAGCGAGGAG GAGAGGAAACCATATGTTACTCAAGCTGGAAAGTTGAACTCAGCCTACATGAAGGATATGACTGAAGCAgagaaaaatattataaag GTGGATGATGAGGCTGATTCAGCAACGGTTGGGAAATTTGATCAG TTCTATGAAGATTATGGGTACTATGAGAcatctgatgatgatgatgaacgaTACCACTTTGGAGGATTCAAGAGCTTAAACACAACTGAATG CAGGGAAACTGCCATCGAGGGCGGAACTTGA
- the LOC107940355 gene encoding high mobility group B protein 3 isoform X2: MANHPRTRKRVHATIPRRSPNGSAFQKCDICGDMVAIALADMHECGPKKKELKKFKGISGTQNAVKPMACLQPRSAFIIFWESFMEANKNGNLVDVDRKAFETWKNMSEEERKPYVTQAGKLNSAYMKDMTEAEKNIIKVDDEADSATVGKFDQFYEDYGYYETSDDDDERYHFGGFKSLNTTEWETAIEGGT, from the exons ATGGCGAATCACCCAAGGACCCGCAAAAGAGTCCATGCTACAATCCCCCGCCGTTCACCCAATGGCAGTGCCTTCCAGAAGTG TGATATTTGTGGTGACATGGTGGCGATTGCTTTGGCTGATATGCACGAATGTGGGCCTAAAAAGAAAGAGTTGAAGAAGTTTAAGGGCATTTCTGGAACTCAAAATGCTGTCAAACCAATGGCTTGTTTGCAACCCCGATCGGCTTTTATTATTTTCTg GGAAAGCTTTATGGAAGCCAACAAGAACGGAAATTTGGTTGATGTTGATCGGAAGGCGTTCGAAACTTGGAAAAACATGAGCGAGGAG GAGAGGAAACCATATGTTACTCAAGCTGGAAAGTTGAACTCAGCCTACATGAAGGATATGACTGAAGCAgagaaaaatattataaag GTGGATGATGAGGCTGATTCAGCAACGGTTGGGAAATTTGATCAG TTCTATGAAGATTATGGGTACTATGAGAcatctgatgatgatgatgaacgaTACCACTTTGGAGGATTCAAGAGCTTAAACACAACTGAATG GGAAACTGCCATCGAGGGCGGAACTTGA